The following coding sequences are from one Musa acuminata AAA Group cultivar baxijiao chromosome BXJ1-6, Cavendish_Baxijiao_AAA, whole genome shotgun sequence window:
- the LOC135583930 gene encoding tRNA-specific adenosine deaminase TAD2-like: MALETGHDLLTELRFMELALEQARFALENLEVPVGCVIVEDGKVIASGSNRTSATRNATRHAEMEAIDALLEEWQKIGLGQSEVAEKFSRCDLYVTCEPCIMCATALSILGIGKVFYGCSNDKFGGCGSVLSLHESASEKLSRGDLQAKSFKCTGGLMSEEAVALFRNFYEQGNPNAPKPHRPVRMPQSTE; encoded by the exons ATGGCACTGGAAACAGGACATGATTTGTTAACTGAACTGAGATTCATGGAGCTTGCCTTGGAGCAG GCCAGGTTTGCTCTCGAAAACCTAGAAGTTCCAGTTGG ATGTGTTATTGTGGAGGATGGAAAAGTCATAGCCTCGGGTAGCAACCGTACCTCAGCAACACGAAAT GCTACTAGACATGCAGAAATGGAAGCTATTGATGCGTTACTTGAGGAGTGGCAAAAGATTGGTCTTGGTCAATCAGAAGTTGCAGAGAAATTTTCAAGATGTGATCTATATGTTACATGTGAACCATGCATAATGTGTGCAACGGCTTTGTCCATTCTTG GAATAGGAAAAGTATTTTACGGTTGTTCCAATGATAAATTTGGAGGTTGTGGATCTGTCTTATCCCTACATGAAAGTGCTTCTGAAAAATTGTCCAG AGGTGATTTACAAGCAAAGAGTTTCAAATGTACTGGAGGTCTAATGTCAGAAGAAGCTGTTGCACTTTTCCGAAATTTCTATGAACAAGGAAATCCCAATG CTCCAAAGCCTCACCGACCTGTCCGAATGCCTCAATCAACAGAATAA
- the LOC135676371 gene encoding F-box protein At4g18380-like — MTFELNRRKSIGGSLFASVQRECLIAQQGNMQSKSRIHADPSLYQDHFDQIPDSLVLLIFNKVADIRSLGRCLAVSKRFNILVPQVHDVSVRIDRDVSVDGDAEEALTLSSPKPRNLLAHLLKLMLFAILKPFQHLQNFTAGHKPLLPHLSRHSPAQVLKKFTHVRNLSIELPAGDVGTEDGVFLKWRAEFGSTLQNCVILGGTKMDRRPSSANLEGSVEDTGSIPEPFYTNGGLKLRVVWTISSLIAASTRHYLLRQIIRDHPTLRSVVLTDADGQGTLTMGAEQLKEFREKPLAASASSNRTQVPASNMKLRYTPYLELPEGMALQGATLVAIKPAEEGTTSGNCSRKDAEAFVCGAFDGPFQAAAKALLKRRTYLLEMNGF, encoded by the coding sequence ATGACATTTGAGTTGAACAGGAGGAAATCCATCGGAGGATCTTTGTTCGCGAGCGTCCAAAGAGAGTGCTTGATTGCCCAACAAGGGAACATGCAGTCCAAATCCCGAATCCATGCAGACCCCTCCCTCTACCAGGACCACTTCGATCAAATTCCAGACTCCCTTGTCCTCCTCATCTTCAACAAGGTCGCCGATATCCGGTCCCTCGGCCGCTGCTTGGCCGTGTCAAAACGCTTCAACATCCTGGTCCCCCAGGTTCACGACGTGTCTGTTAGGATCGACCGAGATGTGTCGGTGGATGGTGACGCCGAGGAGGCGTTGACCCTGTCTTCCCCTAAACCTCGAAACCTCCTTGCACATCTCTTGAAGCTCATGCTGTTCGCTATTCTCAAGCCCTTTCAACACCTCCAGAACTTTACTGCCGGGCATAAGCCTCTTTTGCCGCATCTCTCCCGTCATTCCCCTGCGCAAGTCCTCAAGAAGTTCACCCATGTCCGCAACCTGAGTATCGAGCTCCCTGCTGGCGACGTCGGAACGGAAGATGGCGTCTTCTTGAAGTGGAGAGCGGAGTTCGGAAGCACCCTTCAGAACTGTGTGATATTGGGTGGGACCAAGATGGATCGCAGGCCTTCTTCAGCCAATCTGGAGGGGTCAGTGGAAGACACTGGGAGCATACCGGAGCCGTTCTATACGAATGGAGGTCTGAAGTTGCGGGTTGTTTGGACTATCAGCTCCTTGATTGCTGCTTCCACAAGGCACTATCTTCTCCGACAGATAATTAGGGATCACCCCACGTTGAGAAGTGTGGTCTTGACGGACGCCGATGGCCAGGGAACATTGACCATGGGAGCGGAGCAGCTGAAAGAGTTCAGAGAGAAGCCATTGGCAGCCTCTGCATCATCAAATAGGACTCAGGTGCCTGCATCAAACATGAAGCTGAGATACACTCCATACTTGGAGCTGCCCGAGGGAATGGCATTGCAGGGAGCCACGCTGGTGGCTATCAAGCCCGCAGAAGAGGGCACCACCAGCGGCAATTGTAGCAGGAAGGACGCTGAGGCATTTGTTTGTGGGGCATTTGACGGGCCATTTCAGGCTGCAGCGAAGGCACTACTGAAGAGACGAACTTATCTCTTGGAGATGAATGGTTTTTGA
- the LOC135676372 gene encoding calmodulin-like produces MAEQLTDEQISEFKEAFSLFDKDGDGCITTKELGTVMRSLGQNPTEAELQDMINEVDADGNGTIDFPEFLNLMARKMKDTDSEEELKEAFRVFDKDQNGFISAAELRHVMTNLGEKLTDEEVDEMIREADVDGDGQINYDEFVKVMMAK; encoded by the exons ATGGCGGAGCAGCTCACCGACGAGCAGATCTCCGAGTTCAAGGAGGCCTTCAGCTTGTTCGACAAAGATGGCGATG GTTGCATTACAACTAAGGAGCTGGGAACTGTGATGCGTTCTCTTGGCCAGAATCCTACCGAAGCTGAGCTACAGGACATGATCAATGAGGTTGATGCAGACGGCAATGGTACAATTGACTTCCCGGAATTCCTCAACTTAATGGCTCGCAAGATGAAGGATACTGACTCAGAGGAGGAGCTGAAAGAGGCCTTCCGAGTATTTGACAAGGATCAGAATGGTTTCATCTCCGCTGCAGAACTCCGTCATGTCATGACTAACCTTGGTGAGAAGCTGACTGATGAGGAGGTTGATGAGATGATTCGAGAGGCTGATGTTGATGGTGATGGTCAGATCAACTATGACGAATTTGTTAAAGTCATGATGGCAAAGTGA